ATCTTCTCGATCGAGTCCTTTTTTCGATAGGTCAGAAGGGCTTCGGTAAGTGTCAAATTCTTACTCGATTTCAGGCAGAAAAATCCCTCTCTGCCGGTGATGAACTTCTCCTCAAGAAGCCTGACGGCATCATCTTCTGAGAGTTCCATCAGTTTTGTCTGGATGGAGTAGTCCACATCCACAAGAAGATTGTTTATCCTGAATCGCTTGGGAAGAGCCTTCTTCTTGTCAATACTTTCCTGAATTGCCTTTGCTTCCTGTATCTGCCGCACAACCTTTCTGGCTCTGGAGTCCAACTGCTCTTTCTGCAGCTTTTCTGAGAAATAGAGATAATTGGTGCTGTTTGGCTTCTCGATTATAATCCCTCGAATCCCTGAATCCTCATCAATAACCTGAGGATTATAGGCTTCAAATTTCGCGATTATCTTGTCATCGCTCATGTTGAGTTTCTTTCCGGTGATGTACTGCATATTATCTGCCCGGATCATCTGGGTATTGGCGATACTGTTCGCTCCTTTGTCAAATA
The genomic region above belongs to Methanocalculus natronophilus and contains:
- a CDS encoding IS1634 family transposase — translated: GTKAPLGKYGYSRDHRPDKKQITIGVTELADPINVPIGLTIETGNLNDQIHFKKTYRQSSDRLREGSLVIFDKGANSIANTQMIRADNMQYITGKKLNMSDDKIIAKFEAYNPQVIDEDSGIRGIIIEKPNSTNYLYFSEKLQKEQLDSRARKVVRQIQEAKAIQESIDKKKALPKRFRINNLLVDVDYSIQTKLMELSEDDAVRLLEEKFITGREGFFCLKSSKNLTLTEALLTYRKKDSIEKIFNSLKNEIEIKPLRVWTDNSIYGALIIGFLAQLFISLVRFEIPELKHTSTKFIKKALSNLTVTVDSWMRKSKKFIYSNFEPINTMILYHNWAVT